One genomic window of Solanum dulcamara chromosome 12, daSolDulc1.2, whole genome shotgun sequence includes the following:
- the LOC129877126 gene encoding ethylene-overproduction protein 1-like produces the protein MQHNIFATMRSLNMMEGCKGTQIYAFNPSGKTTTNGYGGGGGVGEKFLQHLHERVNSVRSKSNRNYQALQPKDNVKSVALAEALASYGLPQTDFIEPQIESYLKSVNFVETLADVYRRMEGCSQFEISGMYLEQYAIFKALSDPKLFRKCLKSGREHAVDVHSKVVLSAWLRFDRREDELIGVSAMDCCGRSIECPRSSLVPGYNPESATDPCTCHQRPIQDEDTEVFVGDEECSTSISHGDEEGDYDMSFCIGEEEIRCRRFNMASLSRPFEAMLYDGFMESRREKINFSQNGISAKGMKAAEMFSRTKSVESFDPDTVLELLSLANKFCCNEMKFACDAYLASLVFDMDSAMLLIEYGLEETAYVLVAACLQVLLRELPNSMHSPNVSRLFCSSEGKDRLASAGHASFLLYYFLTRTAMEEDMKSNTTVMLLERLGEFSSAGWQKQLAFHQLGCVMLERKEYKDAQKWFEAAVEAGHVYSLAGIARAKYKRGHMYKAYKLMNSLISDCTPSGWMYQERSLYCHGKEKTMDLSTATELDPTLSYPYKYRAMSMVEENRTEAAISEINKIIGFKVSPDCLELRAWFLIALEDYEGALRDVRALLTLDPQYVMFHGKLQGDKLVELLRHTVQQRNQADCWMQLYDRWSSVDDIGSLGVVHHMLANDPGKSLLLFRQSLLLLRLNSHRAAMRCLREARNQATSEHERLVYEGWILYDTGYREEAISKAEESISIQRSFEAFFLKAYVLSETNSESESSLYVIQLLEEALRCPSDGLRKGQALSNLASIYVDVNKLDNAIDCYMNALTIKHTRAHQGLARVYHLKNQRKAAYDEMTKLIEKASYNASAYEKRSEYCDREMAKNDLRMATKLDPLRTYPYRYKAAVLMDDHKESEAISELTKVIAFKPDLHLLHLRAAFHDSMGEPTSTIRDCEAALCLDSSHADTLELYSKARQRSNEQQST, from the exons ATGCAACATAACATTTTTGCAACGATGCGTAGTTTGAATATGATGGAAGGATGTAAAGGAACAcaaatttatgcttttaatcCATCTGGGAAAACCACAACAAATGGTTATGGTGGTGGGGGTGGGGTTGGTGAGAAATTTCTACAACACCTTCATGAGAGGGTGAATTCTGTTAGGTCAAAGTCTAATAGGAATTACCAAGCTTTGCAACCCAAAGATAATGTGAAATCTGTTGCTTTAGCTGAAGCCCTAGCTAGTTATGGCCTTCCCCAAACTGATTTTATTGAACCCCAGATTGAATCTTATCTGAAATCGGTCAATTTTGTGGAGACGTTAGCTGATGTTTATCGTAGGATGGAGGGTTGTTCTCAGTTCGAGATATCAGGGATGTATCTTGAACAATATGCAATATTTAAGGCGTTATCAGATCCTAAATTATTTAGGAAGTGCCTAAAGTCAGGCAGAGAACATGCTGTTGATGTGCATTCTAAGGTTGTGCTTTCCGCGTGGTTGAGGTTTGATAGAAGAGAGGATGAACTTATTGGTGTATCGGCTATGGATTGTTGTGGGCGAAGCATTGAATGTCCGAGGAGTTCTTTGGTGCCAGGGTATAATCCTGAATCAGCTACTGATCCTTGTACATGTCACCAGAGACCTATACAAGATGAGGATACTGAAGTTTTCGTTGGAGATGAGGAATGCTCAACATCAATTAGTCATGGTGATGAGGAGGGGGATTATGATATGTCATTTTGCATCGGGGAAGAAGAGATCAGGTGTAGGAGATTTAATATGGCTTCACTATCTAGGCCGTTTGAAGCGATGCTGTATGATGGCTTCATGGAGTCACGAAgggagaaaataaatttttcacAGAATGGGATTTCTGCAAAAGGGATGAAAGCTGCTGAGATGTTCAGCAGAACAAAAAGTGTGGAATCATTTGATCCAGACACTGTCTTAGAGCTCCTATCGTTGGCCAACAAGTTTTGTTGCAATGAAATGAAGTTTGCTTGTGATGCTTATTTAGCATCATTGGTTTTTGATATGGATAGTGCTATGTTACTTATTGAATATGGGCTGGAGGAGACCGCATATGTTCTCGTGGCAGCTTGCTTGCAGGTGCTATTGAGGGAACTTCCAAATTCAATGCACAGCCCCAACGTGTCAAGGCTCTTCTGCAGTTcagaaggtaaggacagattaGCTTCTGCAGGGCATGCTTCTTTCTTGCTGTATTATTTTCTGACCCGAACAGCTATGGAGGAGGACATGAAATCAAACACAACTGTAATGCTCTTGGAAAGACTGGGAGAATTTTCAAGCGCAGGCTGGCAGAAACAGCTCGCATTCCACCAGCTAGGTTGTGTGATGCTTGAAAGAAAAGAGTATAAAGATGCTCAGAAATGGTTTGAGGCAGCTGTTGAAGCTGGTCATGTTTATTCCTTAGCTGGCATTGCCAGAGCCAAGTACAAGCGCGGCCATATGTACAAGGCATATAAGTTGATGAACTCCCTCATATCTGACTGTACACCTTCCGGATGGATGTATCAGGAGCGATCCCTGTATTGTCATGGCAAGGAAAAGACGATGGACTTGAGTACCGCTACTGAATTGGATCCAACCCTTTCTTATCCATATAAATACAGAGCTATGTCAATGGTTGAGGAGAATAGAACTGAGGCAGCCATTTCTGAGATCAACAAAATTATTGGTTTCAAGGTCTCTCCTGACTGCCTTGAGCTTCGTGCTTGGTTCTTAATTGCCCTGGAGGACTATGAAGGGGCTTTAAGGGATGTCAGAGCACTGTTGACTTTGGATCCCCAGTATGTGATGTTCCATGGGAAATTGCAAGGTGATAAATTGGTGGAGCTGCTACGTCATACTGTTCAGCAGCGCAATCAGGCTGATTGCTGGATGCAACTATATGACAGATGGTCCTCTGTAGATGATATTGGCTCCTTAGGTGTTGTTCACCACATGTTGGCCAATGACCCTGGGAAGAGTCTCTTACTGTTCAGGCAATCTCTCCTTCTTTTACG GTTGAACAGCCACAGAGCTGCTATGCGTTGTCTGAGAGAAGCCCGAAACCAAGCTACCTCTGAGCATGAAAGGCTAGTCTATGAAGGATGGATATTATATGACACAGGTTATCGTGAAGAAGCTATTTCTAAAGCTGAGGAGTCCATCTCAATCCAGAGATCATTTGAAGCCTTTTTCCTAAAAGCATATGTTTTATCAGAAACCAATTCAGAGTCTGAGTCATCATTATATGTAATACAACTGCTTGAGGAAGCTCTTAGATGCCCTTCAGATGGTCTTAGGAAAGGCCAG GCTCTGAGTAATCTGGCAAGCATCTATGTAGATGTTAATAAGCTAGACAATGCAATTGATTGCTACATGAATGCCTTGACTATTAAGCATACACGAGCCCATCAGGGCCTGGCACGTGTTTACCACCTCAAAAACCAGAGGAAAGCCGCATATGATGAGATGACAAAGTTGATTGAGAAGGCAAGCTACAATGCATCAGCTTATGAGAAGCGTTCTGAATACTGTGATCGTGAAATGGCAAAAAATGATCTTAGAATGGCGACAAAGTTAGATCCCCTCAGGACATATCCTTACAGATACAAAGCAGCTG ttctaaTGGATGACCATAAAGAATCTGAGGCCATTTCAGAGCTAACCAAAGTCATAGCTTTCAAGCCCGACTTACACCTGCTCCATCTTCGAGCAGCTTTTCATGATTCGATGGGTGAGCCTACATCTACCATTAGAGATTGTGAAGCAGCCCTGTGTCTTGACTCCAGCCATGCAGATACACTTGAGCTTTATTCAAAAGCACGACAACGATCTAATGAACAACAATCAACGTGA